A section of the Chryseobacterium ginsenosidimutans genome encodes:
- a CDS encoding VOC family protein, with translation MNNDIFPCLWYDGDAKESAEFYCRIFGGKITADTPVVMNIDLFGQKLMLLNGGPQFKKNASVSFMVICETEDEIQKYWDQLMDGGTALMPLDSYSWSKKYGWLKDKYDVTWQIFLGENKAEQKIIPTLMFIHENNGKAMEAIELYTKTFPNSKIGNILRYGDGSEGHPASEPAENIQHAHFEIDGYSFFCMDNSYDHQFDFNEGISMVIMTDDQEQTDHLWNTLTSDGGRESMCGWLKDKYGFSWQIVPKKLIQLMSDSDQEKAQKVVQAMMRMQKIIIKDLEEAYSS, from the coding sequence ATGAACAACGATATTTTTCCATGTCTTTGGTACGATGGAGATGCAAAAGAATCTGCAGAATTTTACTGCAGAATATTTGGCGGTAAAATTACAGCAGATACTCCTGTTGTTATGAATATTGACCTTTTTGGGCAGAAACTGATGCTTCTAAACGGCGGTCCGCAGTTCAAAAAAAATGCTTCAGTTTCTTTTATGGTAATTTGTGAAACAGAAGATGAGATTCAGAAATACTGGGATCAACTGATGGATGGCGGAACGGCTCTAATGCCTCTGGATTCTTATTCCTGGAGTAAAAAGTACGGCTGGCTTAAAGACAAATATGATGTTACCTGGCAAATATTTTTAGGTGAAAATAAAGCCGAACAAAAAATTATTCCGACATTGATGTTTATCCATGAAAACAATGGAAAAGCTATGGAAGCAATAGAATTATATACCAAAACTTTTCCAAATTCTAAAATCGGAAATATTTTGAGATATGGCGACGGCAGCGAAGGACATCCCGCTTCTGAACCTGCAGAAAATATTCAGCATGCACATTTTGAAATTGATGGTTACAGTTTTTTCTGTATGGATAATTCTTATGATCATCAATTCGATTTCAACGAAGGGATCTCAATGGTAATTATGACCGATGATCAGGAGCAGACCGATCATCTTTGGAACACACTGACTTCTGATGGGGGAAGAGAAAGCATGTGCGGCTGGCTAAAAGATAAATACGGTTTCAGCTGGCAGATTGTTCCTAAAAAACTAATCCAGTTGATGAGTGATTCGGATCAGGAAAAAGCACAGAAAGTAGTTCAGGCAATGATGAGAATGCAGAAAATCATTATTAAAGATTTGGAAGAAGCTTATAGTTCTTAA
- a CDS encoding DNA-directed RNA polymerase subunit alpha C-terminal domain-containing protein, with product MAKCLSSIYVVGHVVEGDFLRGIIAMPARKALEKEKIDSLEKLSDYSEKEIMELHGFGKNTIEKLKIYMKENHVSFKNN from the coding sequence ATGGCTAAATGTTTAAGCTCTATTTATGTCGTTGGTCATGTTGTGGAAGGAGATTTTTTGAGAGGTATAATTGCAATGCCTGCAAGAAAAGCCTTGGAAAAAGAAAAAATAGATTCTCTGGAGAAGTTATCAGATTATTCTGAAAAAGAAATTATGGAACTTCATGGTTTCGGAAAAAATACAATAGAAAAGTTAAAGATCTATATGAAAGAAAATCATGTTTCTTTTAAAAATAATTAA
- a CDS encoding SRPBCC family protein: protein MEPIKIDITILAPVEKVWDYFNTPAHITKWNFAHETWQCPSSENDLKVGGKFKTRMEAKDGSFGFDFEGFYDEVIPNEIIKYHLEDGRKVEVIFDRIDENTTKVTEIFDPEKQNSAEMQRDGWYAILDNFHKYVENN from the coding sequence ATGGAACCTATTAAAATTGACATTACGATTTTAGCCCCTGTTGAAAAAGTTTGGGATTATTTTAATACTCCCGCACACATTACAAAATGGAATTTTGCCCATGAGACATGGCAATGTCCAAGTTCTGAAAACGACTTGAAGGTTGGAGGAAAATTTAAAACCAGAATGGAAGCGAAAGACGGAAGTTTTGGATTTGATTTTGAAGGATTTTATGATGAAGTTATTCCCAATGAAATAATAAAATACCATTTGGAAGATGGAAGAAAAGTAGAGGTTATTTTTGATAGAATTGATGAGAATACAACAAAAGTTACCGAAATATTCGATCCGGAAAAACAAAACTCTGCAGAAATGCAAAGAGATGGATGGTATGCTATCCTGGACAATTTTCATAAATACGTAGAAAACAATTAA
- a CDS encoding VOC family protein, producing MAKLNPYLNFDGKAEEAFTFYKSVFGGEFLGEINKMGNAPGTENLSDEEKNRVMHIALPIGGDLLMASDIVPSFGQNLTVGNNNYVSIFPESREEADRLFKGLSEGGNIEMPIEDQFWGDYFGSFQDKYGVHWMVNYNEEYTK from the coding sequence ATGGCAAAATTAAATCCATACTTAAACTTCGATGGAAAAGCAGAAGAAGCTTTTACTTTTTACAAATCTGTTTTCGGAGGAGAATTTCTTGGTGAAATTAATAAAATGGGAAATGCTCCCGGAACTGAAAACCTTTCGGATGAAGAAAAAAACAGAGTGATGCATATTGCACTTCCGATCGGCGGTGATTTGCTGATGGCTTCGGATATTGTTCCTAGCTTCGGGCAAAATTTAACAGTTGGAAATAACAATTACGTTTCAATTTTCCCGGAATCAAGAGAAGAAGCAGATAGGCTTTTTAAAGGACTTTCTGAAGGTGGAAATATAGAAATGCCAATTGAAGACCAGTTTTGGGGTGACTATTTTGGTAGCTTTCAAGACAAATATGGTGTTCATTGGATGGTGAACTATAATGAAGAATATACAAAATAA